The Agromyces marinus genome window below encodes:
- a CDS encoding DUF6458 family protein — MSLGLGIVLFVIGAILAFALNLSVEWINLELVGYILMAAGAVVIILGIILLARRRNSVATSRTTVDPATGDRVTRNETSRPDDTTAI, encoded by the coding sequence ATGAGTCTCGGCCTCGGAATCGTCCTCTTCGTCATCGGCGCGATCCTCGCGTTCGCGCTGAACCTCTCGGTGGAGTGGATCAACCTGGAACTGGTCGGATACATCCTTATGGCGGCCGGAGCGGTCGTCATCATCCTCGGCATCATCCTGCTCGCGCGTCGCCGGAACTCGGTCGCGACCTCGCGCACCACCGTCGACCCGGCGACGGGCGACCGCGTCACGCGCAACGAGACGTCGCGCCCGGACGACACCACGGCGATCTGA
- the serA gene encoding phosphoglycerate dehydrogenase, translating to MTKPVVLIAEELSPATVDALGPDFDVRNVDGTDRPALLAALADANAILVRSATKVDAEAIAAAPKLKVVARAGVGLDNVDIKSATTAGVMVVNAPTSNIISAAELTVGHILSLARHIPAAHAALAQGEWKRSAYTGTELYEKTVGIIGLGRIGALIAARLQAFGVEVIAYDPYITAARAQQLGVQTVSLDDLLERSDFITIHMPKTPETTGMIGAEQLAKMKPTAYVVNVARGGLIDEDALHDALVAKTIAGAGLDVFVQEPPKESPLLALPNVVVTPHLGASTDEAQEKAGISVAKSVRLALAGELVPDAVNVAGGVIDPYVRPGIPLVEKLGQLFAGLAQGPLESLDVEVHGELVDYDVSVLKLAALKGVFTNVVSETVSYVNAPLLAEQRGVAVRLIADADSPEYRNVITLRGALADGTQVSVSGTLTGTKQIEKLVGVNGYDVEVPIADHHIVMLYTDRPGIVAVYGSEFGDAGINIAGMQIARREAGGQALSVLTVDSPVPAEVLERVRVAIEADVLVEVEITE from the coding sequence GTGACGAAGCCCGTCGTGCTGATCGCCGAAGAACTCTCGCCCGCCACCGTCGACGCCCTGGGGCCCGACTTCGACGTCCGCAACGTCGACGGCACCGACCGTCCGGCGCTGCTGGCAGCGCTCGCCGATGCGAACGCCATCCTCGTGCGGTCGGCCACGAAGGTCGACGCCGAGGCGATCGCCGCCGCGCCGAAGCTGAAGGTCGTCGCGCGGGCGGGCGTCGGCCTCGACAACGTCGACATCAAGTCGGCCACGACCGCCGGCGTCATGGTCGTGAACGCTCCGACGTCGAACATCATCTCGGCCGCCGAGCTCACGGTCGGGCACATCCTGAGCCTCGCCCGCCACATCCCGGCCGCGCACGCAGCGCTCGCGCAGGGGGAGTGGAAGCGCTCGGCCTACACGGGCACCGAGCTCTACGAGAAGACCGTCGGCATCATCGGCCTGGGCCGCATCGGCGCGCTCATCGCCGCGCGCCTGCAGGCGTTCGGCGTCGAGGTCATCGCATACGACCCATACATCACGGCCGCACGCGCGCAGCAGCTCGGCGTGCAGACGGTGAGCCTCGACGACCTGCTCGAGCGCAGCGACTTCATCACCATCCACATGCCGAAGACGCCCGAGACCACCGGCATGATCGGCGCCGAGCAGCTCGCGAAGATGAAGCCGACCGCCTACGTCGTCAACGTCGCGCGCGGCGGGCTGATCGACGAGGACGCGCTGCACGACGCGCTGGTCGCGAAGACCATCGCGGGGGCCGGCCTCGACGTGTTCGTGCAGGAGCCGCCGAAGGAGTCGCCGCTGCTCGCCCTCCCGAACGTCGTCGTCACGCCGCACCTCGGCGCCTCGACCGACGAGGCCCAGGAGAAGGCGGGCATCTCGGTCGCGAAGTCGGTTCGCCTCGCGCTCGCCGGCGAACTCGTGCCCGACGCGGTCAACGTCGCCGGCGGCGTCATCGACCCGTACGTGCGCCCGGGCATCCCGCTCGTCGAGAAGCTCGGCCAGCTGTTCGCCGGGCTTGCGCAGGGCCCGCTCGAGAGCCTCGACGTCGAGGTGCACGGCGAGCTCGTCGACTACGACGTGAGCGTGCTCAAGCTCGCCGCGCTCAAGGGCGTCTTCACCAACGTGGTCAGCGAGACCGTGTCGTACGTGAACGCGCCGCTGCTCGCCGAGCAGCGCGGTGTGGCCGTGCGACTCATCGCCGACGCAGACAGCCCCGAGTACCGCAATGTCATCACGCTGCGCGGAGCGCTGGCCGACGGCACGCAGGTCTCGGTCTCGGGCACGCTGACCGGCACGAAGCAGATCGAGAAGCTCGTGGGCGTCAACGGCTACGACGTCGAGGTGCCGATCGCCGACCACCACATCGTCATGCTCTACACCGACCGCCCGGGCATCGTCGCGGTCTACGGCAGCGAGTTCGGCGACGCCGGCATCAACATCGCGGGCATGCAGATCGCGCGCCGCGAGGCGGGCGGCCAGGCCCTGTCGGTGCTGACGGTCGACTCGCCGGTGCCCGCCGAGGTGCTCGAGCGCGTGCGGGTGGCGATCGAAGCGGACGTGCTCGTCGAGGTCGAGATCACCGAGTAG
- the ilvC gene encoding ketol-acid reductoisomerase, whose product MAEIYYDKDADLSLIQGKKVAVIGYGSQGHAHAQNLRDSGVEVVIGLKEGSKSAPKAEEQGFEVKSVADAAAWADVVVILAPDQFQRHIYAESVKDNLKTGDTLVFGHGFNVRFGYIEAPEGVDVILVAPKAPGHTVRREFVAGRGIPDIIAVEQDASGSAWDLAKSYAKAIGGTRAGVIKTTFTEETETDLFGEQAVLCGGVSQLVQYGFETLTEAGYQPEIAYFEVLHELKLIVDLMWEGGISKQRWSVSDTAEYGDYVSGPRVIDERVKENMQAVLADVQNGAFAKRFIDDQDNGAKEFLELREKGQGHPIETTGRDLRKLFAWAQVDGDDYVDGEVAR is encoded by the coding sequence ATGGCTGAGATCTACTACGACAAGGACGCCGACCTCTCGCTCATCCAGGGCAAGAAGGTCGCCGTCATCGGCTACGGCTCGCAGGGCCACGCGCACGCGCAGAACCTCCGCGACTCGGGCGTCGAGGTCGTCATCGGCCTCAAGGAGGGCTCGAAGTCGGCCCCCAAGGCCGAGGAGCAGGGCTTCGAGGTCAAGTCCGTCGCGGATGCCGCCGCGTGGGCCGACGTCGTCGTCATCCTCGCCCCGGACCAGTTCCAGCGCCACATCTACGCCGAGTCCGTCAAGGACAACCTGAAGACCGGCGACACGCTCGTCTTCGGCCACGGCTTCAACGTGCGCTTCGGCTACATCGAGGCGCCCGAGGGCGTCGACGTGATCCTCGTCGCGCCGAAGGCGCCCGGACACACGGTGCGCCGCGAGTTCGTCGCCGGTCGCGGCATCCCCGACATCATCGCGGTCGAGCAGGACGCCTCCGGCTCCGCGTGGGACCTCGCGAAGTCGTACGCGAAGGCCATCGGCGGCACCCGCGCCGGCGTCATCAAGACGACCTTCACCGAAGAGACCGAGACCGACCTGTTCGGCGAGCAGGCCGTGCTCTGCGGCGGCGTCTCGCAGCTCGTCCAGTACGGGTTCGAGACCCTGACCGAGGCCGGCTACCAGCCCGAGATCGCCTACTTCGAGGTCCTCCACGAGCTCAAGCTCATCGTCGACCTCATGTGGGAGGGCGGCATCTCGAAGCAGCGCTGGTCGGTCTCCGACACCGCCGAGTACGGCGACTACGTCTCGGGCCCGCGCGTCATCGACGAGCGCGTCAAGGAGAACATGCAGGCCGTGCTCGCCGACGTGCAGAACGGCGCGTTCGCCAAGCGCTTCATCGACGACCAGGACAACGGCGCCAAGGAGTTCCTCGAGCTCCGCGAGAAGGGCCAGGGCCACCCGATCGAGACGACCGGTCGCGACCTGCGCAAGCTCTTCGCCTGGGCACAGGTCGACGGCGACGACTACGTCGACGGCGAGGTCGCTCGCTGA
- the ilvN gene encoding acetolactate synthase small subunit, which yields MSTHVLSLLVEDKPGLLTRVAGLFARRGFNIESLAVGHSEIDGLSRITVVVDVEDLPLEQVTKQLNKLVNVIKIVELDPAQSVQREHLLIKVRVDNTTRSQVLEAVNLFRARVVDVSTDALVIEVTGDSGKTNALLKVLEPYGIKEIAQSGLLAIGRGGKSITERVFKN from the coding sequence ATGTCGACCCACGTGCTCTCCCTCCTCGTCGAGGACAAGCCGGGCCTGCTGACCCGCGTCGCCGGGCTCTTCGCGCGTCGCGGCTTCAACATCGAGTCGCTCGCGGTCGGCCACTCCGAGATCGACGGCCTCAGCCGCATCACCGTGGTGGTCGACGTCGAGGACCTGCCGCTCGAGCAGGTCACCAAGCAGTTGAACAAGCTCGTCAACGTGATCAAGATCGTCGAGCTCGACCCGGCGCAGTCGGTGCAGCGCGAGCACCTGCTCATCAAGGTGCGCGTCGACAACACCACGCGCTCCCAGGTGCTCGAAGCGGTCAACCTCTTCCGTGCGCGCGTCGTCGACGTGTCGACCGACGCGCTCGTGATCGAGGTCACCGGCGACTCCGGCAAGACCAACGCGCTGCTGAAGGTCCTCGAACCGTACGGCATCAAGGAGATCGCCCAGTCGGGCCTGCTCGCCATCGGGCGCGGCGGCAAGTCCATCACCGAACGCGTCTTCAAGAACTGA
- a CDS encoding acetolactate synthase large subunit has product MLTGAEAVVRSLELIGITDVFGLPGGAILPVYDPLLDSRKLRHILVRHEQGAGHAAEGYASSSGKLGVAIATSGPGATNLVTAIADAHMDSVPLLAITGQVFSNLMGTDAFQEADIVGITMPITKHSFLVKTAEEIPATIAAAVHIATTGRPGPVLVDITKDAQQAKFAFSWPPKLDLPGYRPTTKAHGKQVLAAAQLIAEAQRPVLYVGGGVIRAGASDELVAFAEATDAPVVTTLMARGAFPDSHRQHLGMPGMHGTVPAVLALQESDLLVVLGARFDDRVTGKAALFAPDAKVVHVDIDPAEIGKIRSADVPIVGDAKEVLVDLLASYREVAATTTPDLTEWWATLDGLRAEYPLGFSPTSDGLLAPQYVIQRIGELTGPEGVYAAGVGQHQMWAAQFIKYERPNSWLNSGGAGTMGYSVPAAMGAKVAEPHRHVWAIDGDGCFQMTNQELATCTLNEIPIKVAVINNSSLGMVRQWQTLFYDGRYSNTDLNTGHDTVRVPDFVKMAEAYGALGIRVTKEEEVDAAIKLALETNDRPVVIDFVVSADAMVWPMVPQGVSNSYIQYARDHAPAFEEGD; this is encoded by the coding sequence ATGCTCACCGGAGCCGAGGCGGTCGTCCGCTCGCTCGAACTCATCGGCATCACCGACGTGTTCGGGCTCCCCGGCGGCGCCATCCTCCCGGTGTACGACCCGCTGCTCGACAGCCGCAAGCTGCGCCACATCCTCGTGCGCCACGAGCAGGGCGCCGGGCACGCCGCCGAGGGGTACGCCTCCTCGAGCGGAAAGCTCGGCGTCGCGATCGCGACCTCGGGGCCGGGAGCGACGAACCTCGTCACCGCGATCGCCGACGCGCACATGGATTCGGTGCCGCTGCTCGCGATCACCGGCCAGGTGTTCTCGAACCTGATGGGCACCGACGCCTTCCAGGAGGCCGACATCGTCGGCATCACGATGCCGATCACGAAGCACTCCTTCCTCGTGAAGACCGCCGAGGAGATCCCGGCGACGATCGCGGCGGCCGTGCATATCGCGACCACCGGTCGCCCCGGCCCGGTGCTCGTCGACATCACCAAGGACGCCCAGCAGGCGAAGTTCGCGTTCTCGTGGCCGCCCAAGCTCGACCTGCCCGGGTACCGCCCCACCACGAAGGCACACGGCAAGCAGGTGCTCGCCGCGGCGCAGCTCATCGCCGAGGCCCAGCGCCCCGTGCTCTACGTCGGCGGCGGCGTCATCCGCGCCGGAGCCAGCGACGAACTCGTCGCGTTCGCGGAGGCGACCGATGCACCGGTCGTGACCACGCTCATGGCGCGCGGCGCCTTCCCGGACTCGCACCGGCAGCACCTCGGCATGCCGGGCATGCACGGCACCGTTCCCGCGGTGCTCGCGCTCCAGGAATCCGACCTCCTCGTCGTGCTCGGCGCCCGGTTCGACGACCGCGTGACCGGCAAGGCCGCGCTCTTCGCGCCGGACGCCAAGGTCGTGCACGTCGACATCGACCCGGCGGAGATCGGCAAGATCCGGTCGGCCGACGTGCCGATCGTCGGCGACGCGAAGGAGGTGCTCGTCGACCTGCTCGCCTCGTACCGCGAGGTCGCCGCGACCACCACCCCCGACCTGACGGAGTGGTGGGCCACGCTCGACGGCCTCCGCGCCGAGTACCCGCTCGGGTTCTCACCGACCTCCGACGGCCTGCTCGCACCGCAGTACGTGATCCAGCGCATCGGCGAGCTCACGGGCCCCGAGGGCGTCTACGCCGCGGGCGTCGGCCAGCACCAGATGTGGGCGGCGCAGTTCATCAAGTACGAGCGGCCGAACTCGTGGCTGAACTCGGGCGGCGCGGGCACCATGGGCTACTCGGTTCCCGCGGCCATGGGCGCGAAGGTCGCCGAACCGCACCGCCACGTGTGGGCGATCGACGGCGACGGCTGCTTCCAGATGACCAACCAGGAACTCGCGACCTGCACCCTGAACGAGATCCCGATCAAGGTCGCGGTCATCAACAACTCCTCGCTCGGCATGGTGCGCCAGTGGCAGACCCTGTTCTACGACGGCCGGTACTCCAACACCGACCTCAACACGGGGCACGACACGGTCCGCGTCCCCGACTTCGTGAAGATGGCGGAGGCGTACGGCGCGCTCGGCATCCGCGTGACGAAGGAGGAGGAGGTCGACGCCGCGATCAAGCTCGCGCTCGAGACGAACGACCGCCCCGTCGTGATCGACTTCGTCGTCTCGGCCGACGCCATGGTGTGGCCGATGGTGCCGCAGGGCGTGTCGAACTCCTACATCCAGTACGCGCGAGACCACGCGCCGGCATTCGAAGAAGGGGACTGA
- a CDS encoding 3-isopropylmalate dehydrogenase, with amino-acid sequence MVTTVRLAVIPGDGIGPEVVGEALKALEAATAGADVVFEQTHFSLGAARYLATGDTLTDDDLEAVKGHDAILLGAVGGVPGDPRLAGANIERGLLLKLRFELDHYVNLRPSVLYPGVASPLADPGDVDFVVVREGTEGPYVGNGGAIRVGTPAEVANEVSVNTAYGVERVVSYAFAAASARPRKRLTLVHKTNVLVFAGSLWKRTVDAVATDYPEVAVDYLHVDAATIFLVTDPARFDVIVTDNLFGDILTDLAGAISGGIGLAASGNINPDGRFPSMFEPVHGSAPDIAGKGIADPTAAILSVALLLDHLGHPAAAARVREAVAADVAERGDAVRSTSEIGDAIAARIGAVVGAH; translated from the coding sequence ATGGTAACGACGGTCAGGCTCGCGGTCATCCCGGGCGACGGCATCGGTCCCGAGGTGGTGGGCGAGGCGCTCAAGGCGCTCGAGGCCGCGACCGCCGGCGCCGACGTGGTGTTCGAGCAGACGCACTTCTCGCTCGGTGCCGCGCGCTACCTCGCGACCGGCGACACCCTGACCGATGACGACCTCGAGGCCGTCAAGGGCCACGACGCGATCCTCCTCGGCGCGGTCGGGGGCGTTCCCGGCGACCCGCGTCTCGCGGGGGCGAACATCGAGCGCGGCCTGCTGCTGAAGCTGCGCTTCGAACTCGACCACTACGTCAACCTCCGCCCGAGCGTGCTGTACCCGGGCGTCGCGAGCCCGCTCGCAGACCCGGGCGACGTCGACTTCGTCGTCGTGCGCGAGGGCACGGAGGGGCCGTACGTCGGCAACGGCGGCGCGATCCGCGTCGGCACGCCCGCCGAGGTCGCCAACGAGGTCTCGGTGAACACCGCCTACGGCGTCGAGCGCGTCGTGAGCTACGCGTTCGCCGCGGCATCCGCTCGACCGAGGAAGAGGCTCACGCTCGTCCACAAGACGAACGTGCTCGTCTTCGCCGGCTCCCTCTGGAAGCGCACGGTCGACGCCGTCGCGACCGACTACCCCGAGGTCGCCGTCGACTACCTGCACGTCGACGCGGCGACCATCTTCCTCGTCACGGATCCTGCTAGATTCGACGTCATCGTCACGGACAACCTCTTCGGCGACATCCTCACCGACCTGGCCGGCGCGATCAGCGGCGGAATCGGACTCGCGGCCTCGGGCAACATCAACCCCGACGGCCGGTTCCCGAGCATGTTCGAGCCCGTGCACGGTTCGGCTCCGGACATCGCAGGGAAGGGCATCGCCGACCCGACCGCCGCGATCCTCTCGGTCGCGCTGCTGCTGGACCACCTCGGTCACCCGGCCGCCGCAGCCAGGGTGCGCGAAGCGGTCGCCGCAGACGTCGCCGAACGCGGCGACGCCGTGCGGTCGACCTCCGAGATCGGCGACGCCATCGCCGCACGCATCGGCGCCGTCGTCGGCGCCCACTGA
- a CDS encoding TetR/AcrR family transcriptional regulator, whose product MSRPPAARDAVLDAFERLIIADGERAATLDATAKAAGVSKGGLLYHFGSRQALIAGLIERLHRLVDDDVARIHDAPDGPISYFVRSSLVIETPLDRSFIATVRLAQGGDRQAGQAIEEVRERWLAELGRHVDDPALAIAITLIGDGLYYHSALRAEAVDDVGTGGDMSPDQMDALVALLERLAADGH is encoded by the coding sequence ATGAGCAGACCCCCCGCCGCACGCGACGCCGTGCTCGACGCCTTCGAGCGGCTCATCATCGCCGACGGCGAACGTGCCGCGACCCTCGACGCCACCGCGAAGGCGGCCGGCGTCTCGAAGGGCGGCCTGCTCTACCACTTCGGCTCGCGCCAGGCCCTCATCGCCGGCCTGATCGAACGCCTGCACCGCCTCGTCGACGACGACGTCGCACGCATCCACGACGCGCCCGACGGCCCGATCTCGTACTTCGTGCGCTCCTCACTCGTCATCGAGACGCCGCTCGACCGCAGCTTCATCGCGACCGTGCGCCTCGCACAGGGCGGCGACCGGCAGGCCGGGCAGGCCATCGAAGAGGTCCGCGAACGCTGGCTCGCCGAACTCGGCCGCCACGTCGACGATCCCGCGCTCGCGATCGCCATAACCCTCATCGGCGACGGGCTGTACTACCACTCCGCGCTCCGCGCGGAAGCCGTCGACGACGTCGGCACCGGAGGCGACATGAGCCCCGATCAGATGGACGCGCTCGTCGCACTGCTCGAACGACTCGCCGCCGACGGGCACTGA
- a CDS encoding bacitracin resistance protein, with the protein MSADVSSTDAAPARRTPFWLELVLAIGFGLFYAYDAWEAVGNLVGVGGIAADLGTTLSATGWVVLIIAVLLPVAIFGVAFLLGRRRSAFLQSALYLAGLAVSAVLYLDVVQLFGLGALLV; encoded by the coding sequence GTGAGTGCCGACGTGTCGTCGACGGATGCCGCGCCCGCGCGTCGCACCCCGTTCTGGCTCGAACTCGTGCTCGCGATCGGGTTCGGGTTGTTCTACGCGTACGACGCGTGGGAGGCGGTCGGCAACCTGGTCGGCGTCGGCGGCATCGCGGCGGATCTCGGGACGACCCTGAGCGCCACGGGGTGGGTCGTCCTGATCATCGCCGTGCTGCTGCCGGTCGCGATCTTCGGCGTCGCGTTCCTGCTCGGGCGCCGTCGCTCCGCGTTCCTGCAGTCGGCGCTGTACCTCGCGGGGCTCGCGGTCTCGGCCGTGCTGTACCTCGACGTCGTCCAGCTCTTCGGGCTCGGCGCGCTGCTCGTCTGA
- a CDS encoding copper homeostasis protein CutC, with protein sequence MPKQNLPVEIAVQDAAGVRIALEAGAARVELCQALALGGLTPSAGLVEAAVEAAAAASVTGFVHVLVRPRGGGFVYDADEVAGVERDIRAAVRAGADGVVVGAMREDGTLDADAIARWIEAAGAADVTVHRVVDAAADPVAAVASLPALGVRRVLTSGGAPDCRAGLPGLAAMHAAVGDTVEVMAGGGVRVADIPELASAGVDAVHLSARRSVTRGAGGPGGGIDAFDATDAATVVDAIAAAAQG encoded by the coding sequence GTGCCGAAGCAGAACCTCCCCGTCGAGATCGCCGTCCAGGATGCCGCGGGCGTGCGCATCGCCCTCGAAGCGGGCGCCGCCCGGGTCGAGCTCTGCCAGGCGCTCGCGCTCGGCGGGCTGACGCCGTCGGCCGGGCTCGTCGAGGCGGCCGTGGAGGCCGCGGCCGCGGCATCCGTCACGGGGTTCGTGCACGTGCTCGTGCGCCCGCGCGGCGGCGGGTTCGTCTACGACGCCGACGAGGTCGCGGGCGTCGAGCGCGACATCCGCGCGGCCGTGCGCGCGGGCGCCGACGGCGTCGTCGTCGGCGCGATGCGCGAGGACGGCACGCTCGACGCCGACGCGATCGCGCGCTGGATCGAGGCCGCAGGGGCGGCCGATGTGACCGTGCACCGGGTCGTGGATGCCGCGGCCGACCCGGTCGCCGCGGTCGCGTCGCTGCCCGCGCTCGGCGTGCGCCGTGTGCTCACCTCGGGCGGCGCGCCCGACTGCCGTGCGGGCCTGCCGGGGCTCGCCGCGATGCACGCCGCGGTCGGGGACACGGTCGAGGTCATGGCGGGCGGCGGCGTGCGCGTCGCCGACATCCCCGAACTCGCGAGCGCCGGGGTCGATGCGGTCCACCTGTCGGCGCGGCGCAGCGTCACCCGCGGTGCGGGCGGCCCCGGCGGCGGCATCGACGCGTTCGATGCGACGGATGCCGCGACGGTGGTCGACGCGATCGCGGCGGCGGCGCAGGGCTGA
- a CDS encoding MFS transporter, whose translation MHDHTNTTTLPVTTPESGAPAASARLRPDPGRGAPQGAGRARRWLALAVLMLPVLLVAVDNTVLSFALPAIARDLAPTAAQQLWIIDAYPLVLAALLVSMGSAGDRWGRRRMLLIGSVGFALVSIAAAFAPTAELLIAARAGLGFFGAMLMPSTLSLLRSVFTDREERRLAIAIWASGFAAGAALGPIVGGVLLEHFAWGSVFLLAVPVLIPLVVLLPLLIPESRDPAPGPIDLVSILLSFAAMGAVVFGIKHLATEGLDLLGVACILVGAAAGVWFVRRQLRARVPMLDMRLFRIGAFGGGVIVNLLSVVALVGFLYFVSQHLQLVVGLSPVMAGLALVPGLVTMIAAGLAVVPLSRRIRARILVPAALAVSAAGYVVVALTAGGGIAGVAIAFVLLGLGIGMAETVSNEMILSTAPPAKAGAASAVSETAYELGAVLGTALLGSILAAWYRTNLEVPEALSVAQADAARETLAGAVNVAETVPAEASAALLSSAAHAFDGGVVVTSILGVVLMVAAGVVAALTLNDARGDASE comes from the coding sequence ATGCACGACCACACCAACACCACGACGCTCCCCGTCACCACGCCCGAATCGGGCGCGCCCGCGGCATCCGCTCGCCTGCGCCCCGACCCCGGCCGGGGTGCCCCGCAGGGCGCCGGGCGAGCGCGACGCTGGCTCGCGCTCGCGGTGCTCATGCTGCCCGTGCTCCTCGTCGCCGTCGACAACACCGTGCTCAGCTTCGCCCTTCCCGCGATCGCGCGCGACCTCGCGCCCACCGCCGCGCAGCAGCTCTGGATCATCGACGCCTACCCGCTCGTGCTCGCCGCACTGCTCGTCTCGATGGGCAGCGCAGGCGACCGCTGGGGGCGCCGACGCATGCTGCTGATCGGATCGGTCGGCTTCGCGCTCGTCTCGATCGCCGCGGCGTTCGCGCCCACCGCCGAACTGCTCATCGCCGCCCGCGCGGGACTCGGGTTCTTCGGTGCGATGCTCATGCCGTCCACGCTCTCGCTCCTGCGCTCGGTCTTCACCGACCGCGAGGAGCGGCGCCTCGCGATCGCGATCTGGGCCTCCGGCTTCGCCGCCGGGGCCGCGCTCGGCCCGATCGTCGGCGGCGTGCTGCTCGAGCACTTCGCGTGGGGCTCGGTGTTCCTGCTCGCCGTGCCCGTGCTCATCCCGCTCGTCGTGCTGCTGCCGCTGCTCATCCCCGAGAGCCGCGACCCGGCCCCCGGCCCGATCGATCTCGTGAGCATCCTCCTCTCGTTCGCCGCCATGGGCGCCGTCGTCTTCGGCATCAAGCACCTCGCGACCGAGGGGCTCGACCTGCTCGGCGTGGCCTGCATCCTCGTCGGCGCCGCGGCGGGCGTCTGGTTCGTGCGCCGGCAGCTGCGTGCGCGCGTGCCGATGCTCGACATGCGACTCTTCCGCATCGGCGCGTTCGGCGGCGGCGTGATCGTCAACCTGCTCAGCGTCGTGGCACTCGTGGGCTTCCTGTACTTCGTGTCGCAGCACCTGCAGCTGGTCGTCGGGCTCTCCCCGGTGATGGCCGGGCTCGCGCTCGTCCCCGGGCTGGTCACGATGATCGCGGCGGGGCTCGCCGTGGTGCCGCTCTCGCGGCGCATCCGCGCGCGCATCCTCGTCCCGGCGGCGCTCGCGGTCTCCGCCGCGGGCTACGTCGTGGTGGCGCTCACCGCGGGCGGCGGCATCGCCGGCGTGGCGATCGCGTTCGTCCTGCTCGGCCTCGGCATCGGCATGGCCGAGACCGTCTCCAACGAGATGATCCTCTCGACCGCCCCGCCGGCCAAGGCCGGCGCGGCCTCGGCGGTGTCCGAGACCGCGTACGAACTCGGCGCGGTGCTCGGCACCGCGCTGCTCGGCAGCATCCTCGCGGCCTGGTACCGCACCAACCTCGAGGTTCCCGAGGCGTTGTCGGTCGCCCAGGCGGATGCCGCACGCGAGACGCTCGCGGGCGCCGTGAACGTCGCGGAGACGGTGCCCGCCGAGGCGTCGGCCGCGCTGCTCTCGTCCGCCGCGCACGCGTTCGACGGGGGCGTGGTCGTGACCTCGATCCTCGGCGTGGTGCTCATGGTCGCGGCCGGCGTCGTCGCGGCGCTCACGCTCAACGACGCGAGGGGCGACGCCTCGGAGTGA